A window of Streptomyces gilvosporeus contains these coding sequences:
- the dut gene encoding dUTP diphosphatase, producing the protein MSQVRNPVDVLLRRLDAQVPVPSYGHPGDAGVDLVTTEAAELAPGERAVLPTGVSIALPDGYAAFVHPRSGLAARCGLALVNAPGTVDAGYRGEIKVIVVNLDPRESVRFERYDRIAQLVVQQVEKVRFHEVAELPGSARAEGGFGSTGGHAAVGGSTGGNGYASVGSDREGQ; encoded by the coding sequence GTGAGTCAGGTACGGAATCCGGTGGATGTGCTGCTGCGCCGGCTGGATGCGCAGGTGCCCGTGCCGTCGTACGGGCATCCGGGTGACGCGGGCGTGGACCTGGTGACCACCGAGGCCGCCGAGCTGGCGCCGGGGGAGCGCGCCGTGCTGCCCACCGGGGTGTCGATCGCGCTGCCGGACGGGTATGCCGCGTTCGTACACCCCCGCTCCGGGCTTGCCGCCCGCTGCGGACTGGCCTTGGTCAATGCCCCCGGGACGGTCGATGCCGGGTACCGTGGGGAGATCAAGGTGATCGTGGTCAATCTGGACCCGCGCGAGAGTGTGCGGTTCGAGAGGTATGACCGGATCGCCCAACTGGTCGTCCAGCAGGTCGAGAAGGTGCGCTTCCACGAGGTGGCGGAACTTCCCGGCTCCGCGCGGGCCGAGGGGGGATTCGGTTCCACCGGCGGTCATGCGGCGGTGGGTGGCTCCACGGGCGGGAATGGATACGCATCGGTCGGATCCGACCGGGAAGGACAGTGA
- a CDS encoding PaaI family thioesterase has protein sequence MSGTDEPRARLTPPKDAAAPVRHPQAPAPGELLGAHYDRCFGCGTGQSHGLHLEARAGEGVSVRAEFTVKEAHQGAPGLAHGGVLATALDETLGSLNWLLRVIAVTGRLETDFLRPVPLGTVLHLDARVTAVHGRKIYSTAEGRIGGPDGPVAVRAEAVFIEVKVDHFIDNGRPEEIQAAMADPDQVKRARAFEVNP, from the coding sequence GTGAGTGGAACTGACGAACCCAGGGCGCGGCTGACGCCGCCGAAGGACGCCGCCGCTCCGGTGCGGCATCCGCAGGCGCCCGCACCCGGAGAACTCCTCGGTGCGCACTACGACCGGTGCTTCGGCTGCGGCACGGGGCAGAGCCACGGCCTGCACCTGGAGGCACGGGCCGGCGAGGGCGTGAGCGTACGGGCCGAGTTCACCGTCAAGGAGGCCCACCAGGGTGCGCCGGGCCTGGCGCACGGTGGCGTACTGGCCACCGCGCTGGACGAGACGCTCGGCTCGCTGAACTGGCTGCTGCGGGTGATCGCGGTGACCGGCCGGCTGGAGACCGACTTTCTGCGGCCCGTCCCGCTGGGCACCGTGCTGCACCTGGACGCGCGGGTCACCGCGGTGCACGGCCGGAAGATCTACTCCACGGCCGAGGGGCGGATAGGCGGCCCGGACGGCCCGGTCGCGGTGCGCGCGGAGGCCGTCTTCATCGAGGTGAAGGTCGACCACTTCATCGACAACGGAAGGCCCGAGGAGATCCAGGCGGCGATGGCCGACCCGGACCAGGTCAAGCGAGCACGTGCGTTTGAGGTGAACCCGTGA